The Miscanthus floridulus cultivar M001 chromosome 17, ASM1932011v1, whole genome shotgun sequence genome has a window encoding:
- the LOC136515240 gene encoding uncharacterized protein, with product MDFQMVGGREQGHQGTPALGPTEGERTPERTAGTRATGEGAGTSGRTSTGADGGRADTGVHGGYQSHEGGSRDVGARQHWGWWRESGHRSARQAGYQSRWGGSTSTNSKNPSYQGKGNDGGNPSRRGERRRAGQETDRGLEADRGRYDATEVGHGGGGGRAQRR from the coding sequence ATGGACTTCCAAATGGTCGGGGGGAGGGAGCAGGGACATCAAGGCACACCAGCACTGGGGCCGACGGAGGGAGAGCGGACACCGGAGCGCACGGCGGGTACTAGAGCCACCGGGGAGGGAGCAGGGACGTCGGGGCGCACCAGCACCGGGGCCGACGGAGGGAGAGCGGACACCGGAGTGCACGGCGGGTACCAAAGCCACGAGGGAGGGAGTAGGGACGTCGGGGCGCGCCAGCACTGGGGCTGGTGGAGGGAGAGCGGACACCGGAGCGCACGGCAGGCCGGGTACCAGAGCCGCTGGGGAGGGAGCACGAGCACCAACAGCAAAAACCCTAGCTATCAAGGGAAGGGGAACGAcggcggaaaccctagccgccggggGGAACGACGGCGCGCAGGGCAGGAGACGGACCGGGGGTTGGAGGCGGATCGGGGGAGGTACGACGCGACGGAGGTAGGGCACGGAGGCGGTGGAGGTAGGGCACAGAGGCGGTAG